The Deltaproteobacteria bacterium genome contains the following window.
GCTTTTTTAAGGACTTTAACTGTAACATGTAGCTTGCTGTCTTTACTTATGTTCAGTTTATCAATAATTCCTTTCGGAATGGATAGGTGGCCATTTTCAAGCAACCTTCCTGAGTATTCTTCCTGCATGATTTAGCACCTCCTTGTGTGGGCAGCGTGGGCAGCACTGTTCAGTTATTCGGTTAAGTGAACCGTGACGACGTCGTGTCCAAGCCGGCGAAGTTCCTGGACCGTAGGCAGGGGAAAATTTTCATCGGCGAGAAAGCGATGCATTGTCAAGCCGTCTCGTTCTCATCGATCTGCTGATCGATTTCGTCCCTGTGCAGCCGATAATATCCCCAGGCATTAACCAAGTCTTCAGCGCGCAAGCCTGGATAATTGTTCAAAAGTTCAGCCTCGCTGGCCCCCAATTTCCGTGCTCGAACAAGCACCCATACCGGAATTCGGGTACGCAGAATGCAGGGTTCTCCACCTGCTACTCCCGGATCGTTTTCTATGCCGGGAAACGCACCATCGAAATCGCGAGCTATCCATCGAAGCAATTGTGCCTTTTCACCCGGCGTCATCGATGAAATAAGACCCT
Protein-coding sequences here:
- a CDS encoding DUF5615 family PIN-like protein, with the protein product MHRFLADENFPLPTVQELRRLGHDVVTVHLTE
- a CDS encoding DUF433 domain-containing protein, with amino-acid sequence MIALQEAEGLISSMTPGEKAQLLRWIARDFDGAFPGIENDPGVAGGEPCILRTRIPVWVLVRARKLGASEAELLNNYPGLRAEDLVNAWGYYRLHRDEIDQQIDENETA